Proteins encoded within one genomic window of Citrobacter amalonaticus Y19:
- a CDS encoding non-oxidative hydroxyarylic acid decarboxylases subunit D → MICPRCADEHIEIMATSPVKGIWTVYQCQHCLYTWRDTEPLRRTSREHYPQAFRMTQKDIDDAPMVPSIPPLLAEDKR, encoded by the coding sequence ATGATTTGCCCACGTTGTGCCGATGAACATATTGAAATCATGGCGACCTCGCCAGTGAAAGGGATCTGGACGGTGTATCAGTGCCAACATTGCCTCTACACCTGGCGTGATACGGAACCGCTACGTCGCACCAGTCGAGAACATTATCCGCAGGCGTTTCGGATGACACAGAAAGATATCGATGACGCGCCGATGGTGCCGAGTATTCCGCCGCTGCTGGCGGAAGATAAGCGCTAA
- a CDS encoding non-oxidative hydroxyarylic acid decarboxylases subunit C has product MAFDDLRSFLQALDDQGQLLKISEEVNAEPDLAAAANATGRIGDGAPALWFDNIRGFTDARVAMNTIGSWQNHAISLGLPPNTPVKKQIDEFIRRWDKFPVAPERRANPAWAENSVEGEEINLFDILPLFRLNDGDGGFYLDKACVVSRDPLDPDHFGKQNVGIYRMEVKGKRKLGLQPVPMHDIALHLHKAEERGEDLPIAITLGNDPIITLMGATPLKYDQSEYEMAGALRGSPYPIATAPLTGFDVPWGSEVILEGVIESRKREIEGPFGEFTGHYSGGRNMTVVRIDKVSYRSKPIFESLYLGMPWTEIDYLMGPATCVPLYQQLKAEFPEVQAVNAMYTHGLLAIISTKKRYGGFARAVGLRAMTTPHGLGYVKMVIMVDEDVDPFNLPQVMWALSSKVNPAGDLVQLPNMSVLELDPGSSPAGITDKLIIDATTPVAPDNRGHYSQPVVDLPETKAWAEKLTAMLAARK; this is encoded by the coding sequence ATGGCATTTGATGATTTGCGCAGCTTTTTGCAGGCGCTCGACGACCAGGGACAACTGCTGAAAATCAGTGAAGAGGTGAACGCGGAGCCGGATCTGGCGGCGGCAGCCAACGCCACTGGCCGTATTGGCGACGGTGCGCCGGCGCTATGGTTCGACAATATCCGCGGTTTCACCGATGCGCGCGTGGCGATGAACACCATCGGTTCCTGGCAAAATCATGCCATTTCATTGGGCTTACCACCGAATACGCCGGTGAAAAAGCAGATCGATGAGTTTATCCGTCGCTGGGATAAGTTCCCGGTGGCCCCGGAGCGTCGCGCGAATCCGGCATGGGCGGAAAACAGCGTCGAGGGCGAAGAGATCAATCTGTTCGACATTCTGCCGCTGTTTCGCCTGAACGATGGCGATGGTGGGTTTTACCTGGATAAAGCCTGTGTGGTTTCCCGCGATCCGCTCGACCCGGACCACTTCGGCAAGCAGAACGTGGGTATCTATCGGATGGAAGTGAAGGGTAAGCGGAAGCTAGGCCTGCAGCCGGTACCGATGCACGATATCGCGCTGCATCTGCATAAGGCAGAAGAGCGCGGCGAGGACCTGCCGATTGCCATCACGCTGGGCAACGATCCGATCATCACGCTGATGGGCGCGACGCCGCTGAAATACGATCAGTCCGAATATGAGATGGCGGGTGCGCTGCGTGGAAGCCCGTATCCCATCGCCACCGCGCCGTTGACCGGGTTTGATGTGCCGTGGGGATCGGAGGTGATCCTGGAAGGGGTGATTGAAAGTCGCAAACGCGAAATCGAAGGGCCGTTTGGCGAGTTTACCGGTCACTATTCCGGTGGTCGCAATATGACGGTGGTGCGTATCGATAAGGTTTCGTATCGCAGCAAACCGATTTTTGAATCGCTTTATCTCGGTATGCCGTGGACGGAAATCGACTATCTGATGGGGCCGGCCACCTGCGTGCCGCTGTATCAGCAACTGAAGGCTGAATTCCCGGAAGTGCAGGCGGTTAACGCTATGTATACCCACGGTCTGCTGGCGATTATCTCAACCAAAAAGCGCTACGGCGGTTTTGCTCGCGCGGTGGGGCTGCGCGCGATGACCACACCGCACGGGCTAGGTTACGTGAAGATGGTGATCATGGTGGACGAAGATGTCGATCCGTTCAACCTGCCGCAGGTGATGTGGGCGTTGTCGTCGAAGGTTAACCCGGCGGGCGACCTGGTGCAGTTGCCGAATATGTCGGTGCTGGAACTGGATCCGGGCTCAAGTCCGGCGGGGATCACCGATAAGTTGATTATCGATGCCACCACGCCGGTTGCGCCGGATAACCGCGGCCACTATAGCCAGCCGGTGGTGGATTTACCGGAAACCAAAGCCTGGGCTGAAAAACTGACCGCCATGCTGGCCGCACGCAAATAA
- the pcm gene encoding protein-L-isoaspartate O-methyltransferase: protein MVSRRVQTLLEQLRAQGIRDEQVLNALAAVPREKFIDEAFEHKAWDNIALPIGQGQTISQPYMVARMTELLELTPQSRVLEIGTGSGYQTAILAHLVQQVCSVERIKGLQWQARRRLKQLDLHNVSTRHGDGWQGWQARAPFDAIIVTAAPPEIPTALMTQLDEGGILVLPVGDEHQFLKRVRRRGGEFIIDTVEAVRFVPLVKGELA, encoded by the coding sequence ATGGTAAGCAGACGCGTACAGACGCTTCTTGAACAACTGCGCGCGCAGGGGATCCGCGATGAACAGGTGCTTAATGCCCTGGCCGCGGTGCCGCGTGAGAAATTTATTGACGAAGCGTTTGAACATAAGGCCTGGGACAATATCGCGTTGCCGATAGGTCAGGGACAGACGATTTCGCAGCCGTATATGGTGGCGCGAATGACCGAACTGCTCGAACTGACCCCGCAGTCGCGGGTGCTGGAAATTGGCACCGGTTCCGGGTATCAGACGGCGATACTGGCGCACCTGGTACAGCAGGTTTGTTCAGTCGAACGCATTAAAGGGCTGCAATGGCAGGCGCGTCGCCGTCTGAAGCAGCTCGATTTACATAATGTTTCAACCCGTCACGGTGATGGATGGCAAGGCTGGCAGGCACGCGCGCCATTTGACGCTATTATTGTGACGGCAGCTCCGCCGGAAATTCCGACCGCGTTGATGACGCAACTGGATGAAGGCGGAATTCTCGTCTTGCCCGTGGGTGATGAGCATCAGTTTCTGAAACGGGTGCGTCGTCGGGGCGGCGAATTTATAATCGACACCGTGGAGGCGGTACGTTTCGTTCCCTTAGTTAAAGGGGAGCTCGCGTAA
- the nlpD gene encoding murein hydrolase activator NlpD: protein MVSLWLAGCSNSSNPPAPVSSVNGNAPANTSSGMLITPPPKMGTSSSAPQTPQIQPVQRPTTQPTHVQPVAEQPVQMENGRIVYNRQYGNIPKGSYNGGSTYTVKKGDTLFYIAWITGNDFRDLAQRNNVQAPYGLNVGQTLQVGNASGAPITGGNAITQADAAEQGVVTKPAQNSVAAVASKPTITYSEDSGEQSANKMLPNNKPAGTVVTAPVTAPAVSATESTASSSSTSSPISAWRWPTDGKVIENFGASEGGNKGIDIAGSKGQAIIATADGRVVYAGNALRGYGNLIIIKHNDDYLSAYAHNDTMLVREQQEVKAGQKIATMGSTGTSSTRLHFEIRYKGKSVNPLRYLPQR, encoded by the coding sequence CTGGTTTCGCTATGGCTGGCGGGTTGTTCAAATTCATCGAATCCGCCTGCGCCGGTAAGCTCAGTCAATGGTAATGCCCCGGCGAATACCAGTTCCGGTATGCTGATCACGCCGCCACCGAAGATGGGGACGTCGTCGTCCGCCCCGCAGACACCGCAAATTCAACCGGTGCAGCGTCCAACGACGCAACCGACGCACGTTCAGCCGGTAGCCGAGCAACCTGTGCAGATGGAAAACGGACGTATTGTCTACAACCGCCAGTATGGGAACATTCCGAAAGGCAGCTACAACGGTGGCAGCACCTACACCGTTAAAAAAGGCGACACGCTTTTTTACATCGCCTGGATAACCGGGAACGATTTCCGTGACCTGGCGCAGCGCAATAATGTCCAGGCGCCGTATGGCCTGAACGTCGGACAAACGCTGCAGGTGGGCAATGCATCTGGCGCGCCAATTACCGGCGGTAATGCGATTACTCAGGCCGATGCAGCAGAGCAAGGAGTTGTGACCAAACCTGCACAAAATTCCGTCGCCGCTGTTGCGTCGAAACCGACAATTACGTATTCTGAGGATTCAGGTGAACAAAGTGCTAACAAAATGTTGCCGAACAACAAGCCTGCTGGGACAGTTGTCACAGCGCCTGTAACGGCTCCGGCAGTTAGCGCAACCGAATCGACAGCAAGCAGTTCGTCTACCAGTTCGCCAATCTCCGCATGGCGCTGGCCGACTGACGGCAAAGTGATCGAAAACTTTGGGGCTTCCGAAGGGGGCAATAAAGGGATCGACATTGCAGGCAGTAAGGGACAGGCTATTATCGCGACCGCCGATGGGCGCGTGGTCTATGCCGGTAACGCACTGCGCGGTTACGGTAATCTTATTATCATCAAACACAACGATGATTACCTGAGTGCCTACGCTCATAACGATACAATGCTGGTCCGGGAACAACAAGAAGTGAAGGCAGGACAAAAAATAGCGACGATGGGTAGCACCGGAACCAGTTCTACACGTTTGCATTTTGAAATTCGTTACAAGGGGAAATCCGTAAACCCGCTGCGTTATTTACCGCAGCGATAA
- a CDS encoding MarR family winged helix-turn-helix transcriptional regulator, translating into MELRNKAFHLLRQLFQQHTSRWQHALADLTKPQYAVMCAIAERPGIEQVNLMEAAVSTKATLAEMLSRMEKRGLVRRENDPLDKRRRFVYLTTEGEALLKVCMPLGNQVDEEFLGRLNDEERAQFAMLIKKMMPD; encoded by the coding sequence ATGGAGTTACGGAATAAAGCGTTTCACTTGTTACGCCAGTTGTTTCAGCAACATACGTCGCGTTGGCAGCACGCGTTAGCGGATCTCACTAAACCGCAATACGCGGTAATGTGTGCCATTGCGGAACGTCCCGGCATTGAACAGGTTAATCTGATGGAGGCCGCCGTCAGTACCAAAGCGACGCTGGCGGAAATGCTAAGCCGGATGGAAAAACGCGGGCTGGTGAGACGTGAGAACGATCCGCTGGATAAACGTCGCCGCTTCGTTTATCTGACCACAGAGGGCGAAGCATTGCTGAAAGTATGCATGCCGTTGGGAAACCAGGTGGATGAGGAGTTTCTGGGACGGTTGAATGACGAGGAACGTGCGCAATTCGCCATGCTAATCAAGAAAATGATGCCTGATTAA
- the truD gene encoding tRNA pseudouridine(13) synthase TruD — protein sequence MTEFENLTYLHGKPQSAGLLKASPEDFVVVEDLGFEPDGEGEHILVRILKNGCNTRFVADALAKFLKIHAREVSFAGQKDKHAVTEQWLCARVPGKEMPDLSAFQLEGCKVLEYARHKRKLRLGALKGNAFTLVLREVSQRDEVESRLQAINTGGVPNYFGAQRFGIGGSNLQGALRWAQSDTPVRDRNKRSFWLSAARSALFNQIVSERLKKTDFNQVVDGDALQLAGRGSWFVATQEELAELQRRVDEKELMVTASLPGSGEWGTQRDALAFEQSAIAEEHALQSLLLREKVEASRRAMLLYPQQLSWNWWDDVTVELRFWLPAGSFATSVVRELINTMGDYAHIAE from the coding sequence ATGACAGAGTTTGAAAATCTCACCTATCTCCACGGAAAACCGCAAAGCGCCGGGTTGCTGAAAGCCAGTCCGGAAGATTTTGTGGTGGTCGAAGATTTAGGTTTCGAACCGGATGGCGAAGGTGAACACATTCTGGTGCGTATTCTCAAAAACGGCTGCAACACCCGTTTTGTCGCCGACGCGCTGGCGAAATTTCTGAAAATACATGCCCGTGAGGTGAGCTTTGCCGGGCAAAAGGATAAGCATGCGGTCACTGAACAGTGGCTGTGCGCGCGCGTACCGGGCAAAGAAATGCCCGATCTGAGCGCCTTCCAGCTTGAAGGCTGCAAGGTGCTGGAATATGCGCGTCACAAACGTAAGCTACGTTTAGGCGCGCTGAAGGGCAATGCGTTCACGCTGGTGCTGCGCGAAGTCAGCCAACGTGATGAGGTAGAATCCCGTCTACAGGCGATAAACACCGGCGGCGTACCGAACTATTTTGGCGCGCAGCGTTTTGGTATTGGCGGCAGCAATCTGCAAGGCGCGCTGCGCTGGGCGCAAAGCGATACGCCTGTGCGGGATCGCAATAAACGCAGTTTTTGGTTGTCGGCGGCCCGCAGTGCGTTGTTTAATCAAATTGTCAGCGAGCGTCTGAAAAAAACAGACTTTAATCAAGTTGTTGACGGCGATGCGCTACAATTAGCGGGACGCGGAAGCTGGTTTGTCGCCACACAAGAAGAACTGGCGGAATTACAGCGTCGTGTCGATGAAAAAGAACTGATGGTGACGGCTTCGCTTCCCGGCAGCGGCGAGTGGGGAACCCAGCGGGATGCGCTGGCGTTTGAACAGTCCGCGATTGCCGAAGAGCACGCGTTGCAATCACTGTTGCTGCGCGAAAAAGTCGAGGCCTCGCGAAGAGCGATGCTGCTCTATCCGCAGCAATTAAGCTGGAACTGGTGGGATGATGTCACCGTTGAGTTACGTTTTTGGCTGCCCGCGGGGAGCTTCGCCACCAGCGTTGTGAGGGAACTGATCAACACAATGGGTGATTATGCGCATATTGCTGAGTAA
- the ispF gene encoding 2-C-methyl-D-erythritol 2,4-cyclodiphosphate synthase encodes MRIGHGFDVHAFGGEGPIIIGGVRIPYEKGLLAHSDGDVALHALTDALLGAAALGDIGKLFPDTDPAFKGADSRELLREAWRRIQAKGYTLGNVDVTIIAQAPKMLPHIPQMRVFIAEDLGCHMDDVNVKATTTEKLGFTGRGEGIACEAVALLIKAAK; translated from the coding sequence ATGCGAATTGGACACGGTTTTGATGTACACGCCTTTGGCGGTGAAGGCCCAATTATCATTGGTGGTGTGCGCATCCCGTATGAAAAGGGGCTGCTGGCGCATTCTGATGGTGATGTTGCGCTGCATGCGCTCACCGACGCGCTGCTTGGCGCGGCGGCGCTGGGTGACATTGGCAAGCTGTTTCCGGATACCGACCCGGCGTTTAAAGGCGCGGACAGTCGCGAGTTGCTGCGTGAAGCCTGGCGTCGGATCCAGGCCAAAGGCTACACTCTGGGCAATGTCGACGTGACCATTATTGCGCAGGCGCCGAAGATGCTGCCGCACATCCCGCAAATGCGCGTGTTTATTGCTGAAGACCTCGGTTGTCACATGGACGATGTGAACGTGAAAGCAACCACCACGGAAAAACTCGGTTTTACCGGGCGTGGGGAAGGGATTGCCTGCGAAGCGGTGGCGTTACTCATTAAGGCCGCGAAATGA
- the rpoS gene encoding RNA polymerase sigma factor RpoS yields the protein MSQNTLKVHDLNEDAEFDENGVEVFDEKALVEEEPSDNDLAEEELLSQGATQRVLDATQLYLGEIGYSPLLTAEEEVYFARRALRGDVASRRRMIESNLRLVVKIARRYGNRGLALLDLIEEGNLGLIRAVEKFDPERGFRFSTYATWWIRQTIERAIMNQTRTIRLPIHIVKELNVYLRTARELSHKLDHEPSAEEIAEQLDKPVDDVSRMLRLNERITSVDTPLGGDSEKALLDILADEKENGPEDTTQDDDMKQSIVKWLFELNAKQREVLARRFGLLGYEAATLEDVGREIGLTRERVRQIQVEGLRRLREILQTQGLNIEALFRE from the coding sequence ATGAGTCAGAATACGCTGAAAGTTCATGATTTAAATGAAGATGCGGAGTTTGATGAGAACGGAGTTGAGGTTTTTGACGAAAAAGCCTTAGTTGAAGAGGAACCCAGTGATAACGATTTGGCTGAAGAAGAGCTGTTATCGCAGGGGGCCACACAGCGTGTGTTGGACGCGACTCAGCTTTACCTTGGTGAGATTGGTTATTCACCACTGTTAACGGCCGAAGAAGAAGTGTATTTTGCGCGTCGCGCACTGCGTGGAGATGTCGCCTCTCGCCGTCGGATGATTGAAAGTAACCTGCGTCTGGTGGTGAAAATTGCCCGCCGTTATGGCAATCGAGGTCTGGCACTGCTGGATCTGATTGAAGAGGGCAATCTGGGGCTTATCCGTGCCGTCGAGAAGTTTGACCCGGAACGCGGGTTCCGCTTCTCAACATACGCAACCTGGTGGATTCGCCAGACGATTGAACGGGCTATCATGAACCAAACCCGTACCATTCGACTGCCGATTCATATTGTTAAAGAGCTGAACGTCTATCTGCGTACCGCGCGTGAGTTGTCCCATAAACTGGACCACGAACCCAGCGCGGAAGAAATTGCAGAGCAACTGGATAAACCGGTTGATGACGTTAGCCGTATGCTTCGTCTTAACGAGCGCATTACCTCGGTAGACACCCCGTTGGGTGGCGATTCCGAAAAAGCGTTGCTGGACATCCTGGCCGATGAGAAAGAGAACGGTCCGGAAGACACCACGCAAGATGACGATATGAAACAGAGCATCGTCAAATGGCTGTTCGAACTGAACGCCAAACAGCGTGAAGTGCTGGCACGTCGTTTCGGTCTGCTGGGTTATGAAGCGGCGACACTGGAAGATGTAGGCCGTGAAATCGGTCTGACTCGTGAACGTGTTCGTCAGATTCAGGTTGAAGGTCTGCGTCGTCTGCGTGAAATCCTGCAGACTCAGGGGCTGAATATCGAAGCGCTGTTCCGCGAGTAA
- the mutS gene encoding DNA mismatch repair protein MutS, which yields MQESIDKDLSDHTPMMQQYLKLKAQHPEILLFYRMGDFYELFYDDAKRASLLLDISLTKRGASAGEPIPMAGIPYHAVENYLAKLVNQGESVAICEQIGDPATSKGPVERKVVRIVTPGTISDEALLQERQDNLLAAIWQDSKGYGYATLDISSGRFRLSEPTDRETMAAELQRTNPAELLYAEDFAEMALIEGRRGLRRRPLWEFEIDTARQQLNLQFGTRDLTGFGVENAPRGLCAAGCLLQYVKDTQRTSLPHIRSITMERQQDSIIMDAATRRNLEITQNLAGGVENTLASVLDCTVTPMGSRMLKRWLHMPVRDTKILTERQQTIGSLQDATNELQPVLRQVGDLERILARLALRTARPRDLARMRHAFQQLPELRAQLESVESAPVQMLREKMGEFTELRELLERAVIDAPPVLVRDGGVIAPGYNEELDEWRALADGATDYLDRLEIRERERTGLDTLKVGFNAVHGYYIQISRGQSHLAPINYVRRQTLKNAERYIIPELKEYEDKVLTSKGKALALEKQLYDELFDLLLPHLADLQQSASALAELDVLVNLAERAYTLNYTCPTFSDKPGIRITEGRHPVVEQVLNEPFIANPLDLSPQRRMLIITGPNMGGKSTYMRQTALIALLAYIGSYVPAQKVEIGPIDRIFTRVGAADDLASGRSTFMVEMTETANILHNATENSLVLMDEIGRGTSTYDGLSLAWACAENLANKIKALTLFATHYFELTQLPEKMEGVANVHLDALEHGDTIAFMHSVQDGAASKSYGLAVAALAGVPKEVIKRARQKLRELESLSPNAAATQVDGTQMSLLSVPEETSPAVEALENLDPDSLSPRQALEWIYRLKSLV from the coding sequence ATGCAAGAGTCTATCGACAAGGATCTTTCAGACCACACTCCCATGATGCAGCAGTATCTCAAGCTGAAGGCTCAGCATCCGGAGATCCTGCTGTTTTACCGCATGGGTGACTTCTATGAGCTGTTTTATGACGATGCAAAACGTGCATCACTACTGCTCGACATTTCGCTGACTAAACGCGGCGCATCCGCTGGCGAACCTATCCCGATGGCGGGTATCCCTTATCATGCGGTCGAAAACTATCTCGCTAAGCTGGTGAATCAGGGGGAGTCCGTCGCTATTTGCGAACAAATTGGCGATCCGGCCACCAGCAAAGGGCCCGTTGAACGTAAAGTTGTCCGTATTGTTACGCCAGGCACCATCAGCGATGAAGCGCTGTTACAGGAGCGCCAGGACAACCTGCTTGCCGCCATCTGGCAGGACAGTAAAGGTTACGGTTACGCCACGCTGGACATTAGCTCCGGTCGTTTTCGCCTGAGCGAACCCACCGATCGCGAGACGATGGCCGCCGAATTGCAGCGCACCAACCCGGCGGAACTGCTGTACGCCGAAGACTTCGCTGAGATGGCGCTGATTGAAGGCCGTCGCGGATTACGCCGTCGCCCGCTGTGGGAATTTGAAATTGATACCGCCCGTCAGCAGTTAAATTTGCAGTTTGGTACTCGCGATTTGACTGGCTTTGGCGTTGAAAACGCGCCGCGCGGGCTTTGCGCTGCCGGGTGTCTGCTGCAATACGTCAAGGACACGCAGCGCACGTCCCTGCCGCATATTCGCTCTATCACCATGGAACGCCAGCAGGACAGCATCATCATGGATGCTGCGACGCGCCGCAATCTGGAGATTACCCAGAACCTGGCGGGCGGCGTAGAGAACACGCTGGCTTCCGTGCTCGACTGTACCGTAACGCCGATGGGCAGTCGTATGCTCAAGCGCTGGTTGCATATGCCGGTACGCGACACGAAAATCCTGACTGAACGCCAGCAGACCATCGGATCGTTACAGGATGCGACCAACGAGCTACAGCCGGTGTTGCGCCAGGTGGGCGATCTGGAACGTATTCTCGCGCGTCTGGCACTGCGCACCGCCCGTCCGCGCGATCTCGCCCGTATGCGTCACGCCTTCCAGCAGTTGCCGGAACTGCGTGCGCAGCTGGAATCGGTGGAAAGCGCCCCCGTACAGATGCTGCGCGAGAAAATGGGCGAATTCACCGAACTGCGGGAACTGCTGGAACGCGCGGTCATTGACGCGCCGCCGGTACTGGTCCGTGACGGCGGTGTTATCGCCCCCGGCTACAACGAAGAACTCGATGAGTGGCGCGCGCTGGCAGACGGCGCGACCGACTATCTCGACAGGCTGGAAATCCGTGAACGTGAGCGTACCGGACTGGACACGCTGAAAGTCGGCTTTAACGCTGTACACGGTTATTACATCCAGATTAGCCGTGGGCAGAGTCACCTCGCGCCGATCAACTACGTCCGTCGACAGACGCTGAAAAACGCCGAACGCTACATCATCCCTGAACTCAAAGAGTACGAAGATAAAGTTCTGACGTCTAAGGGTAAAGCGCTGGCGCTGGAGAAACAGCTCTATGACGAACTGTTCGATCTGCTGCTGCCGCACCTAGCGGATCTGCAACAGAGCGCCAGTGCGCTGGCGGAACTCGACGTACTGGTGAACCTGGCCGAGCGCGCGTATACGCTGAATTACACCTGCCCGACCTTTAGCGATAAACCGGGTATTCGTATTACCGAAGGCCGCCATCCGGTCGTGGAACAGGTACTGAATGAGCCGTTTATCGCCAACCCGCTGGACCTCTCGCCGCAGCGCAGAATGCTGATCATTACCGGGCCAAATATGGGCGGTAAAAGTACCTATATGCGCCAGACCGCGCTGATTGCCCTGCTGGCCTATATCGGCAGCTACGTGCCGGCACAGAAAGTGGAAATTGGTCCTATCGATCGCATCTTTACCCGTGTGGGTGCAGCGGACGATCTGGCTTCCGGGCGCTCCACCTTCATGGTAGAGATGACCGAAACGGCCAACATTCTGCACAACGCCACCGAGAACAGTCTGGTATTGATGGATGAAATTGGCCGCGGGACGTCCACTTACGATGGCCTGTCGCTGGCGTGGGCATGCGCGGAAAACCTGGCGAATAAGATCAAAGCGCTGACGCTGTTCGCAACGCACTATTTCGAGCTGACACAACTGCCGGAGAAAATGGAAGGCGTAGCCAACGTGCATCTGGACGCGCTGGAGCACGGCGATACCATCGCCTTTATGCACAGCGTTCAGGACGGCGCGGCCAGTAAGAGCTACGGCCTGGCGGTCGCGGCGCTGGCGGGCGTTCCGAAAGAGGTGATCAAACGCGCGCGGCAGAAACTGCGCGAGCTGGAAAGCCTTTCGCCGAACGCGGCGGCAACGCAGGTGGATGGCACGCAAATGTCGCTGCTGTCCGTCCCGGAAGAGACCTCTCCCGCAGTTGAAGCCCTGGAAAACCTCGATCCGGATTCCCTGTCGCCCCGTCAGGCGCTGGAGTGGATCTATCGGTTGAAGAGTCTGGTGTAA
- a CDS encoding non-oxidative hydroxyarylic acid decarboxylases subunit B, which produces MRLIVGMTGATGAPLGVALLQALRKMPDVETHLVMSKWAKTTIELETPYRARDVAGLADFCHSPADQAATISSGSFRTDGMIVVPCSMKTLAGIRAGYADGLVGRAADVVLKEGRKLVLVPREMPLSTVHLENMLALSRMGVAMVPPMPAFYNHPQTVDDITQHIVARVLDQFALEHPYARRWQGLPQAQNFSQENE; this is translated from the coding sequence ATGAGATTGATTGTGGGGATGACCGGGGCAACGGGGGCGCCGCTGGGCGTAGCGCTGTTGCAGGCATTGCGGAAAATGCCGGATGTGGAGACGCATCTGGTGATGTCGAAGTGGGCTAAAACCACCATTGAACTGGAAACGCCATACCGCGCGCGCGATGTCGCCGGACTGGCGGATTTTTGCCACAGCCCGGCGGATCAGGCGGCGACAATCTCGTCAGGTTCGTTTCGCACCGACGGCATGATCGTTGTCCCCTGTAGCATGAAAACGTTGGCGGGGATTCGCGCCGGTTACGCCGACGGCCTGGTGGGACGCGCCGCCGACGTGGTGCTGAAAGAAGGGCGCAAACTGGTGCTGGTGCCGCGTGAAATGCCGCTCAGCACGGTTCATCTCGAAAACATGCTCGCGCTTTCCCGCATGGGCGTGGCGATGGTGCCGCCGATGCCCGCTTTCTACAACCATCCCCAAACCGTTGATGATATTACACAACACATCGTGGCCCGCGTTCTGGACCAGTTTGCGCTGGAACATCCCTACGCGCGTCGCTGGCAGGGGTTACCACAGGCACAGAATTTTTCACAGGAGAATGAATAA
- the surE gene encoding 5'/3'-nucleotidase SurE: MRILLSNDDGVHAPGIQTLAKALREFADVQVVAPDRNRSGASNSLTLESSLRTFTFENGDIAVQMGTPTDCVYLGVNALMRPRPDIVVSGINAGPNLGDDVIYSGTVAAAMEGRHLGFPALAVSLDGHQHYETAAVITCRILRALRREPLRTGRILNINVPDLPLEQIKGIRVTRCGSRHPADKVIPQEDPRGNTLYWIGPPGDKCDAGPDTDFAAVDEGYVSITPLHVDLTAHSAHDVVSDWLESVGVGTQW; this comes from the coding sequence ATGCGCATATTGCTGAGTAACGATGATGGGGTCCACGCGCCCGGTATACAAACGCTGGCGAAAGCCCTGCGGGAGTTTGCTGACGTACAGGTCGTCGCCCCGGATCGCAACCGCAGTGGCGCGTCAAACTCGCTGACGCTTGAATCTTCTCTCCGGACGTTTACCTTTGAGAACGGCGATATTGCCGTGCAGATGGGGACGCCCACCGACTGTGTTTATCTGGGCGTTAATGCGCTCATGCGCCCGCGTCCGGACATTGTGGTCTCAGGAATTAACGCCGGCCCCAACCTGGGGGACGACGTTATCTATTCCGGTACCGTCGCGGCGGCGATGGAAGGGCGTCATCTCGGCTTTCCTGCGCTCGCCGTATCGTTAGACGGGCATCAGCATTACGAGACCGCGGCGGTCATCACCTGTCGAATCTTACGCGCACTGCGTCGGGAACCGCTGCGTACCGGGCGGATCCTCAACATCAACGTGCCCGATTTACCGCTGGAGCAGATCAAAGGCATCCGCGTGACGCGCTGCGGCAGTCGTCATCCAGCGGACAAAGTGATCCCGCAGGAAGATCCTCGCGGTAACACGCTGTACTGGATTGGTCCACCGGGCGACAAATGCGACGCCGGGCCTGATACCGATTTTGCGGCAGTGGACGAAGGTTACGTGTCCATTACGCCGTTGCATGTGGATTTAACCGCACACAGCGCGCATGATGTGGTTTCCGACTGGTTAGAGAGCGTGGGAGTTGGCACGCAATGGTAA